DNA sequence from the Nicotiana tomentosiformis chromosome 3, ASM39032v3, whole genome shotgun sequence genome:
CTATGGCTACCATGTAGGTCTGCCTCTGTGTCACGCACCAACAATTTGAAGAATAAGCTTacattattattaaaaaaaagtaaagtatgtatagaattttataaaaaaaaagataaaatataattattaaataactAGTTTTCGGAGACGTGCTTCGCACGTGTATACCCAACATCCATCCTTACTTAATTGtagtaaatttaaaaaaaaattatcaccTATACTACATGTATATTCTAAAGTGCTTGAGTTTAAAACAAATTTTATAGCATACAAAATgttaatttttgtatatcatttaaTATCCTTAACTTCTTAACTTTCTTTTCATGCACGTAATTGAACGTTATATTAATCGCTTTATTTTATTTGTAAACACTatgaaaaaaggaaaggaaaattaAGTTCTCCCTGCTGTGGAAGTTTTTGAAACTTCCCGCTTGAAAATTTCATGAGcaacaaattaaattatttttttttctttcaagacCAGTCATCTATTGACTGATAAAAAGAATATCAACGCTCTAATTAGTAACACAGTCataataaaactcataaaaactAAATATCTAAACCTTAAGAGAAATGTCAAGGGACAGAATTTTAAAAATAGCTAGATCAAAATAATTGAAGCGGTTAACTAACATTTAAGACACCCTCTAAATACATAAACAATACCATTTCTTTGGTCGTAGatagttgtatatatatattgtcttCTCATCTCAAAATATTGTAATCCTACACAGTAAACAGAATGCATCAACTTATGCTAGTGTTATAGGTGGTCTTCAAGGTAGAAAGTAGTGGGAATTGAAACTATTCTATTCTAGTATCCATCGTATCTACATACTTCACCAACTCTCAATATCTTTTATTTCCTATAAATTTTTATggatgaaaaagaaagaaaacgaaAATGTAAGATCAAAGAAAATCTACTCCTCCAAAAGCGTCCTTGAGAGAAACGGAAATCATTTCGTTGCTTTTATATACTTCTTTCCTGGTTGGTGTTCTTTGGCTTTTCATTGCATATATTTATTGATAGAAGTAGCCTCCGTTAATTTACTTACGCGTAACTCCTCATATTATACAATTTTTTGTAGTAACGAATAGGTTGGCTGAATTAGTTTGGTTAATGCACTGGTTAATGAGGGAATAAGTTACAAGAGTTATAGAAGATGAAATGTGAAAAGTTTGACATGtaaattataattaaaaaaaacagCTGGAATTATTCATTTAATAGAATGTTTTTATTGGGTGAAGGTCAAAATGACCACTCAGCTTTTAGGGGTTGTTTGGTTGCCAGTTAGAGAAAAGTTATCCATGTATTAAAATTAGGATAACTTTATACATTGTTTGGTTAAGGGGGGGGGGGATAATCTCCACATAGAAGCTAACATAAGGTATACAATGCTTGGttgttttttttctctttttcacaTAAAATGTAGCATTGCTTATTCAATGTTTGGTTCATGTTTTTCTTTTccgcataactaatacatgtataagttatgagAGAATCTATGTATTATTTATGCAGGGTAGAAGGTggaataacttatacatgtattagtaataCTTGTATTAAAACACAAACTGACGAGAATACCCTTTATTCAAACTTGcatttttttgtttaaaaatatatatttaaactatactaacaattttaataaaataaagtaagctaataataaataacactcaCATTACATTTATATTACTAATCCTTATATAGCTACCGCATAATTAATCCCCgcataactaatcccaacataactcaATCTTGCATAATTTATccctgcataactaatacatgcatAACTAATCACTGTATTACTTATTCATGCATAACTAATACAtacataactaatacatgtataactaatacctgCATAACTCTAACcggcaaccaaacgaccccttaatggATAATTTGGTAATTCAACCTTAACTTTTGAAGGTTcccacttataatatagtatgataattaaggataaaataagaaaaaaaaaataaagtaacaacacgaccacaccaaatcggtcgttacataaaaTGAAACTATTCATCATTATGTAACGAGTgatttaacaatacgatacaataaaatttaagtaataataaacaaaacaaacattgtatttaaaataacaatacgatacaatacaatatgtACAACCATCCAAAGTACGTTTTCATGGGCAATGTTAAACAACAATTAACGTTTAATCACCATTAATTTTTACGGGTTATGTTTAtcattcatttttttattttttattttttattttaaactaTTTTCCTTTTCTTGATAAGGGTCAATGTTGAATTTGTGTGTTTAGTATCATATATTCTATTGGATGTATCAAATGATCAAATCACACAAGCTTCGTGAGTAGCATTATCTGATAAGTCTCTTACTACTGTTTGACATCAATGTAGATTAAAGTCAAATCGTTTACATTCCTAATTTGCCATCTTTCATGATATATTTACGTCATTATTAGGTCTCCCAGTATTTTCCAAAAATCACAAATTGAAGGATACAGAATTGCGCAATCAACTGAATTGACAAACACAAGAAAAAAGTGATTGTACTAAACATTAATGCATCAACAACTTCCTATTCCTTTTACTGAAGGTGCACTGCTCCCCAATAAGTGAATAAGAAAGCATATATACGCGAGCTGTAAAAGTTCTGTGTAATAAAAATtctttaccaaaaaaaaaaggtcaaaattttattttacGAGATGCTCTAAAACTTGTGTATTCATTTCGTACGTATGGAACTAAACACATGCGTAAAATCTCCAGAAAAGTTCCATTTTACTGGAGTATATGAATGTGTGATAAAAACTAAAAAGAACAAAAGAGTTTTGATTATGAGTATACCTTTTGACATAATGTAGTTCAACTACTTCTGAAAAATAGCGCAGGATGTCCTAAGCATTTTCAGCAGATAATAAAATACATTATAATGGTCTAATTTGTGCGTCTAAAAGCTCACCTTCCACTAACTTCTTTCCTGAACACCGAAAAACAACACATTTCACCACAAAATTTTATATGCATGATGATCCATACCCTTATAAAAAGACTTGATTTTTCCATTTTGAACTGTATAAACATAGCTCCAGATCCGACTGTGCCTGTAGCAAAAAACACGCCCTGTTTGAACCATACCTGATTTAGCAATTTTACAGCACGGCGAATGACTTTCATAGAGCTTGCATCTCAAGGTTAGTTTGTTCGCCCCCATTTGCAGAGGAAGGTCCAGATTCTCGGTTGTCGCCAGCAGCATTCATCTCCTGAACAGGTGGAGGGTTAACTATTGTCATTTGCATGGCAGCATTATCTGACAGACGACTCTTCATCTCCCGATGCTCCTGGCACAAGGCACACCAGTGCAGGCAGCAATGCACCACGCAGGGGTCGCAGGGCGAATTCTGCGTCGTTAAGAAATTAGTATACAACACAAGGTGCTAAGACAAAACAGCATGTTACTCTGACATTTGCAATACTCGCCGTAGACATGAAATCTGTCTCATGCCCCAGCAGTGAGCTCAGGACAAACTGATGAGAGGTCAGATTACCTTTTCTCACTCGAAAAACACTAAATCTAATGCAATGATATACTTAAAAATATGTCTTTTCTCGGACGCCACGAGAAATTACAGTTCGTTTGAGAGTTGAGACGGTATAAGTCCTAAGCCGATAAAGGAATTTTTTTCGTCCATAGCTGACAAAAATTACCAACTTGAAATTTGGCTAGAATGAAATCACAGGTTATTTTTTGGGTGTAAATAAATAACTGTAAATCAGATTAATCAAGGCCATGAGTACAGGAATTGAAGCCAATTATGCATAATATTGTGTATCAGACAGAAAATAAAGTGACTCTACCTTGAGATGATACTTCTTCTGCAGTGACTGCCGAACCAGACCAGTGTATATGCCACACATCCACCAACTAAATAATAAACCTtcacaaatgaggaatgatgtCCTTGGATCAATACCGTGAAATGCTGCTGTTGCAGCTGCAACCGCAATGCCACCCTCAATGAAAATGGCATGACAAATGCAAGGAGTAGACCAAGGAGTATCATCATCTCTTAGGCTCTCAACATTACGCCCAAACAAGACACAAGGACAGAAAAGCCCTCTCCAGCCTATATAGGTAATTAACAATCAGTGTCAGAAGAAGTATGTATGGCGCATAGACTGACAAAAATGCATACCTCATAATTAAGAATGTGATGCAGATATCTATTCAGAGATGATGGGGAAAATCAAGCCCAGCAAAATAGTAAACAACCACAACACTAGCTTAACAGAAAACAGAATTTTTGCATATTAAAAAGGTATCCAAGCACTAGTTGAAGATTAATGTCACTTTATTACAAAGAGCATGCTCTTCCAGCTTGTATAGTTTTGAATGCATTTCAGATAATTTAATCAAAAGATAAACAAGCAGCCAGCTTTAGCGCCTAGATTTCACCTCTTAAGACCAGTTTAATATGTACATAGTAACCAAAAACCAGATTGGTCATTAAGATCAGGGTAACATACCATACTCGTGTGAAACCGCCAGCCAC
Encoded proteins:
- the LOC104097451 gene encoding cell number regulator 6, with protein sequence MAEGGNPSRYVKLTKDQAPLEDIKPGELNQPIDVPQLAVRKCHECGQPLPESFEPPADEPWTTGIFGCAEDKDSCWRGLFCPCVLFGRNVESLRDDDTPWSTPCICHAIFIEGGIAVAAATAAFHGIDPRTSFLICEGLLFSWWMCGIYTGLVRQSLQKKYHLKNSPCDPCVVHCCLHWCALCQEHREMKSRLSDNAAMQMTIVNPPPVQEMNAAGDNRESGPSSANGGEQTNLEMQAL